The window ttataacagaTCTTGTACCTACGCACCTGCaccttttttttgtttcataaaaaaacaactcccgcactaagaatcgaattgctcttgtaacgcggtgacttttacaaacatacaaacaacgaacactaagtacaaccagacccgaaacaattatttggggatcgcacaaataattgttgcgtgtgccgtgtggtaatcgaacccacgatctatcgacgcaatggtagcgacgtggtgaccttagccactgcgccacggaggcagtcaaatatcGCATAAGATTGTAACTGAGTGTTCTATTTAAGATAACACACGATTTTTTCAATTCATAACGTCTTATGAAGACCTCTAAGATACCACCCGAGCTACGAATGTCACAAACTTATACGAACTAAGAAACTTTTCCACTCAACAAACGTTTCTTCATGCAGGCCGAAAGCCGCTGCAACCAATGTCTAGTGAGCATCTGCACATCATGCGAGGAGACTCACGGCAGACAGCAGACCACTTCCAGACACTCCCTGCACCCGCTCGACCCAGCGCCAGTTAAGTACTGCAGCCAGCATCCTAAGGCTGAGCTCAGTGTTTATTGCGCTACTTGCCAACAGGTAAGAAATTCTGTTAAGAAGGTTTTTTACATGAAAAACGTCAAGGAGTTGTACCTATATAATTGTGCTGTCATTCGAAAAGGAGAAAGATACTTTCTGGCTCTGACTGTCTGTATTCATACTACTAGGTACTATTAATGCGAAAATAATTTTTCCCCGACGTAATAGGTATATGGATTTTTAAAACACAGATGTTACAACAAATCTTCTTATCCCCAGGTGATATGTCGCGACTGCTGCATAGTATCACACAGCGGGCATGCTCTAGCGAGCGCATCACGTGCGGCGGCTGAGCGTGCCCGCGTGCTGCGTGACGCGTGCTCGCGCGCCAAGATGGTGCCCGGGAACGTGGAGCGAGCCGCGCGGGGACTGGCTGCACAGGCCTATGAGACTGACGTGAGGGACTTTTATACTTTAATGTAGCTTTATAGAAGAAGTGTTCCTTATTCTTTATGGGgtgcgtttttttaatacatttggcTGGTTCATGATGGGGTATCGTGCTTGTAAGAGGTATGGATCTGTGGGGTTTGTAATTTGATAGAAATAGTAAATGAAACCGCAACAACTCTGCAGTTAAATTCGTCTGAACGTTGTTCCTCACAGtacctatattatgtaatatgaaTCGTACTTTCCTCACAATACGACAAATCACTCAATTCGAACAGTTaggaaatattaacaaaattaccaCCATAACTTAACTTTATACCATAAATTAATACTTTGGGCTTTTGACTACATGTAAGAGTTTACTTTAAGATTATAACTTCAGTAAGTTTCATCGCATTAAACTCATCAAGAAACAAGATCAATGCATGCCACTTTTCCCCTTTGTTTCTCAAGTATAATTTCCTCGTTTCTTCGCCACAGTGCCAAGCAGCACAAGTAGAGAGTTCAGTCCGCGAGTGGTCAGCTCAGTACCGGCGCGCAGTGGAGGCGCACACGCGAGCGCTCAGCGCGGCGGCGGCTCGAGCCCGCGACGTGCACCGCGCGCGCCTTGAACATAACACGCGCGCGCTCGACGACAGGGCACGACAGGCTGGCGAGGCTGTCAAGTTCGCCGAAGAGGTAGGCTACTTTGACCACGTTTATATAGATTTTCAGAATTGATACTGGCAAGAGAAACAAAATCGTTACCCATGTTTTACGCCGTTCGtctcttccgaaacacgaagcaactcgatatgtttaagaTGGTCGCCAATGCACAGAACAACCTatgcaagtgtagcttaaccagAGAtcgaaagaaaaaagaaagaaaattgtttttcaaattgaaaaataagtaCGGGCGATTTCTATAGTGGCCAGACTTGGCAAAAAGGTTGTTCACCAAATTCCATGCTAACTAGATCCCAAACTTGAGTAACCTCAAGTCTCAAATTATTTCACTCTTTCTCGCTTACCATTTTCCCAACAAAGAGCCAAAGCTAGTGTACCCAAAATAAATCATCTCATCACAAACATTCTTTCTTTCTCAGCTCCTATCAGAAGGTAAAGAAGACGAGCTCCTCACCCTCAGTGGTCCAGTACTTCGTCGTCTAGAGCGAGTGACAGAACTGGAGCCACTCACGGAAGCCCCCCGCCTGGAGCTGCGCTTCGCCCCCCGCGCACCCTCCACACACGACCCCACTATATTCGGCAGACTGCTCGCTCAGGCCACTGATCCGGAGATGTGTGTGGTGAATACTGAAGGTATGGTACATGGTACAATTTTGCTTAAAATTAGAAGACAACTTGAGTCattatttgaaaaactattGAAGACAGAAGTAGACATCCGTTCTTtcacatttatttctttaaaaaattattcgTCACTATGTTGAAGAAATTAAAGACAcgaataagtacctacctatattgtGAGAGAGCGAAGTACGTATTTAATAATAGGGGTCTATGGCGAGCTAGCTGCTAGTTTTCAGAAGTCTAAAACTATATTTCTGTGTTGTATTGTCAGGTCTCCAAGATCTTCGAGTGGACGTGGAACATGAAGTGACTCTTGAGTTACGAGACAGCGGCGGTGACAGGATTTGGTGTGGTGGTGAACAGGTACAACATTTATCTAATTCTATTTAGGTGCCTAGTAAAGTACTATATAGTATTTACTTACTATAACTTGACGTCTTAGCAGAAACTAACAATATGGCAAAGAACAAAACATAACGATCTACGGATCTACCATATATTTTTCCCAGATCGATACCATGTAATAgttttaggtacctacttctcTCTCCAAAGTCATATATGACTAAGAAAATTATCCCTTCTATATATCAGGTATTACTGGTGAAAATATAGTCTTCATTCATGTGTTTCTTCGTCCAGGTGGCAGGTTACTTCCGTCGCCGCGACTCGAGCGCCCGCCCCAGCTCTGCGCGAGTGACCGCTCGCTCGGACGGCACGTACTCGCTGGCTATCACACCGCGGTCACCCGGAGCTTATTTATTAGCTGTCACTGTTAATAATAATCCGATTAAGGTAACACTGAGTACATATAATTctgattacatattattttaatatcatgttGGCTAGTTACATTGACAGTTATGCAAGGGTTTGTTTATAGTACTTATTATGTATACGTACACAATACGCACGTACACTATTCCCCCATATTCATAACCTGGTCAAACGGATTGAGCAATCAGGAGGCTTTACGTGCACTCCAAGGTCCAGGGGgctataattaaaaactttttaagcTGGACAATTCACATAACGCAGTTATTAGGTAGATAAATGACTGGACCCGCGATTCATACATTGCCGCTTGGATAGTATTTTTAGGAATAATAAAGTTACATGATTTGCTTGTATTTAGGGCAGTCCGTTCGCGTGTTGTGCGCGTGCGGGCGCGGCGCACTGGGGCACGTACCACTGCTGCACGTTCTGCTCCAGCGGCGGCAAGCGCGACGTGGCCTGCGGCTGCGGGGCGCAGATGCCGCACGGATATAAAGGTACTACTAACCAATTGACTTGTCCTATTGTAAGAAAACCAATAACTTTACTGctaactttattaatatagaacTAAGTACTGAAGGATTTTTTGCAAATACAGACATCGGCGTTGGCTTCAATTCGATTACAAACTACTATTTGTGGATTACACAACTATTATTGCCAATGTAGATATCGAGCCTCTATTACGTTGATTAGCAACGGTTCAAATCATTTACTTATAAGTTACATGAGCaattgtataacaataaaaatagacACAGCTACCCATGATTTACCGTGACTTGATTTTTCATTCTTTATGTGCAATCATGCTAGAATTACTTCACCCGTTTTTGAATATCAATTTGTCTGAGTATCAATAAGAATTATATTTCAACACCTATGTCATAAAGTAGTATAACTTATATGGTGTTCGTGCAGGTTGCGGGCACGGGCACGCGGGCTGGCCGGGCACGCGCCACTGGTCGTGCTGCGGCAACACGCGGCGCGACGCCTCCTGCacggcgccgcgccgcccgcacaCGCAGCTCTACCAGTTCTCACTATGATATTATATGTGTACTGTTGTATAATTACAAGTTTTATTACACCTTACTAAATTACTTGAAGTTTTTTTCcattggactcaaggcctaacctctccctagttacggagacccttgcccagcagtgggacactgaTGGgtgaaatttgttttattttttccattgGTAGTTACTCCCACTACGTCACTACTGTCCGGTTTCTGTGgcacgtttagcggtagtttatctatttaatcttacatttatatgaatttaaatgatattgaatagataaactatcgctaaatgtacctaaaagCTTTTGTACTtggtttttatttgaatattgaaGTGCATTGAAGGATACAGGAACACACAATGAAACAAGTCCTAAGATTtagttgacattttattttaaaattacaaacatgaATTATTGCTTATTTTGATTCACATCTAAACATTTAAAGGGACCTCTGAGTTAAAACATTCCTTGGCTAAAAATTGAACTCAAATCACTTGACATTTTAGGTTATTAAAGAAATACGTATTTTGTGGCATTTAACaacatataatattagaaattacataaaaaattgtacataatacaatttactattaaaatCAACAAGAAGAATACGGCCtgctttcatttatttctagaTATATTTAAGATAGTATATCAGATGAATTGAGACTGGTGTTTACATCCATTTTCTGTCACTTGATATAGAAGAAACGTTATCTGCTGTGTAATTGGCCTTTATTCTGTTAATTTTATCAATCAGTACGgtaaatgtcgacaaaaatattgcgtcgtgagcacgttctgatttgtcgagtatagccgaccgtgacGGTCAAAGGGTAATATTATGTTAACCATCATCATATTATTTCGCAAGCAAAGAACACAATACAATATGGATACCATGTTGAAATGCAAAGAGATGAAAGCTTTAAGGCTCAAGTTCATCACTCACAAAGGTAAACTGCCTTATTACAATCGACCGTATATGAATATAGTGGATAAAACCTGAACGGTATTGTATCAAATTATCACAGATAAATAtcactgtataaaataaaaccgagGACCCTTTGCAGTAAACAAAAATCTTGAAATTCACTGATAAAAATCATATGTGCCTTGTGAGTATATACGATAATAGCCTTTCTCTGCGTAAAAATAAAGTTGCAAattgtataacatttattacGTCATGTTATATAGAGATGTATTAACAAAATGCAAGGCACATTATGAACATATGAAACCTGTTTCAGTTTGTTAGTAGTTTTACATTGAGTTCGAATTATAGAAATCATTATATAATCATCAAAGCAGTATGAATGCCGCACTCTCAttccgagaggagacccttgcccagcagtaggatttataggtatcaatttatttaaaacagtatcGATGATAATAATCGTACAGGATTTTGACAATCAAGTAATTTCGAACCCTGCTGTTATATATGCCTTTCAAAACTGTGAATACTTAttactacttatattaaatattcgATTTACTAgtatacaaatttaaaataactattaaactaACTATTAAAAAATCACGTCTTACCATTACTGCGGTATCATAACGCGTTggagtcttgggttcgattcccacacggaacaaacacatacatacatacatacattcaataaatttcacgtattattttatataaaagttctttaaactaTAGTTGTCTACAGTCCGAGTGCGGGCACGGGCGTGTACGTGGAAGGTGTGGGTGCGCACGCTTGTCGCACGCTCATCTCCCATGCGTCTAGAAGCTGGCCTACTGAACAGCTCTTTGGTAGcctgtaaagaaaataaaggatTTTTAGATTGTACAGAAAACAATTTAGAACTGATGAACTGAACACGTTACGAATGAAAATGTGTTTGCTTACATTCGTATAGCGTTTTTgggtaataatattttttcaagtaataATCGATACTATAAGGTCATAATCAGTGCAATTTGCAATTCCTAGGTAGTTGACTAGTTTCCATGAAACTGATGtcataagtttttttattctaaatatcAGTTTAACGGCTTTTTACGCATTTACATGATTGTGTTTGTTATCCATACGAATCCTATCCTACAACATTTCAAAAGATATAGAAATTTATCGTCGTCACTTATCTACTGAAAAATTGCAATATCAGAAAGTATGTAAGCCTACCAATTTTATAGCCAAACGCAGAAGTTAGTAGAGTTTATTACCTGGCACACCTAGCATCCATAGCCTTCTCCAGCCTAGCGAGGAAGCTGTCAGGCGCGTGCTTGGTCCGTGGCTTGAGTCTctgcggcgggcggcgcgggtaGTCGCGCGGGACGGACACGTGGACCCCGGCTACGGACGGCAGGCGAGGCTCGTCGAGTGCTGCTACTAGTGTGATggcgccgccgccaccgccgttGATGCTGGACATGGGCTCTAGAGATACCTGAGGATAGGGCAATATCTTGATTTTACTAAAAAGTcaactaatatatttaaaatcatttccttaataaattacagGGTTATgcagagatcagagaacgccactttgtacgatccttacaaactacaTATAGAAATAGTAGTTATCAGAGTCATAATAGTTATCAGAAAACCAAGGATATTCTACGCGAAATCGTCGTCGACGGCAAGTGGTGCGATGTTACTGTATTACGTTCGACATGCTAAACTTCGCTTATTGCTGTGTATATAAGTCGCGCAATACTACTGAAAATCTCCGAAAACGTCGGCCTTTAGAACGTAGGAGTTGGGTCCCTTACTAAGTATATGTCGAGgaaatataatagtaatgatTATATCATATGGACTCACCTTAAACCTTGAGTCTAATCTCGCAATTTCACCCTGAAGAACATCAGGGATTTCCAATGTAGGCTCTTCTAGTTTCGGAATCTTTTGCGGTGGAGGTAAGTTCCTGGAAAGAGACAAATTTccattttttaaagcaaaatatggTAGAATGAATTTTGGCATTAATTTccgaattatattataaaataactacgtTATTTCTATACTTACTTGATCTCAGGTCCGCTTAGTGCGTCTAATGTTGGTCCGAAGGTACGTTTGAGTGTGTGGTTGGCAAGTGGTGACTGTAGACAGTTGTTTACCACCTCCAGTAATGGGTTGAAGATTTGCTCCTATAAGAATACAATTAGGCACCTTTATGTTACGTAATTAATTTTTGGACTAAGTgtagtgtttaatttaaattaaacactacACTTAGTCCAAAAATTATAGTTTAATAGAAGGAGTAATTTTACTACAATTATTCACTCTATTGCAACACAGAAGAGGATTAGAAAAATGGTGAGTAAAATTTCTTCCCATTACATTCCCATAATTAGGTATTTACTATTCACATCGCAATAAACGAAagaaaaactaaacttaaaaattataaccaaaAGTTTATAGGTGGTGAACATGTTGCTTTAGATTTCaactgttatatattattatgacctaaaatacaaaaatctacaCAAAAATTATTGGGTAAATGTATTTGAATGTTACCTTCCCAGCGCTGGGCACGACGACTCCCTCGCT of the Anticarsia gemmatalis isolate Benzon Research Colony breed Stoneville strain chromosome 3, ilAntGemm2 primary, whole genome shotgun sequence genome contains:
- the LOC142987194 gene encoding E3 ubiquitin-protein ligase TRIM45 isoform X1; its protein translation is MEVDRILYIFGSFTRKKQDKRKSLEQLSLSAGNSPIHGKGSPRPLSQNLNIAPRTSAYNDGKKSKVKEWECGICKKELVEPRLLGCLHNFCTRCLQGLHQEGEAEIWSEVDGSIQLDPGGSRSGSGAGSAGSGYESDLRHSGSEGSWEQKPHKYGIFSRKVSGKSVQFLLCPTCGHETQLPIGGISVLPLNYVLLRKMTAAQDSDGVNVLCDLCSTDNKAESRCNQCLVSICTSCEETHGRQQTTSRHSLHPLDPAPVKYCSQHPKAELSVYCATCQQVICRDCCIVSHSGHALASASRAAAERARVLRDACSRAKMVPGNVERAARGLAAQAYETDCQAAQVESSVREWSAQYRRAVEAHTRALSAAAARARDVHRARLEHNTRALDDRARQAGEAVKFAEELLSEGKEDELLTLSGPVLRRLERVTELEPLTEAPRLELRFAPRAPSTHDPTIFGRLLAQATDPEMCVVNTEGLQDLRVDVEHEVTLELRDSGGDRIWCGGEQVAGYFRRRDSSARPSSARVTARSDGTYSLAITPRSPGAYLLAVTVNNNPIKGSPFACCARAGAAHWGTYHCCTFCSSGGKRDVACGCGAQMPHGYKGCGHGHAGWPGTRHWSCCGNTRRDASCTAPRRPHTQLYQFSL
- the LOC142987194 gene encoding E3 ubiquitin-protein ligase TRIM45 isoform X3, whose protein sequence is MMSFTRKKQDKRKSLEQLSLSAGNSPIHGKGSPRPLSQNLNIAPRTSAYNDGKKSKVKEWECGICKKELVEPRLLGCLHNFCTRCLQGLHQEGEAEIWSEVDGSIQLDPGGSRSGSGAGSAGSGYESDLRHSGSEGSWEQKPHKYGIFSRKVSGKSVQFLLCPTCGHETQLPIGGISVLPLNYVLLRKMTAAQDSDGVNVLCDLCSTDNKAESRCNQCLVSICTSCEETHGRQQTTSRHSLHPLDPAPVKYCSQHPKAELSVYCATCQQVICRDCCIVSHSGHALASASRAAAERARVLRDACSRAKMVPGNVERAARGLAAQAYETDCQAAQVESSVREWSAQYRRAVEAHTRALSAAAARARDVHRARLEHNTRALDDRARQAGEAVKFAEELLSEGKEDELLTLSGPVLRRLERVTELEPLTEAPRLELRFAPRAPSTHDPTIFGRLLAQATDPEMCVVNTEGLQDLRVDVEHEVTLELRDSGGDRIWCGGEQVAGYFRRRDSSARPSSARVTARSDGTYSLAITPRSPGAYLLAVTVNNNPIKGSPFACCARAGAAHWGTYHCCTFCSSGGKRDVACGCGAQMPHGYKGCGHGHAGWPGTRHWSCCGNTRRDASCTAPRRPHTQLYQFSL
- the LOC142987194 gene encoding E3 ubiquitin-protein ligase TRIM45 isoform X2, yielding MSHLCFTRKKQDKRKSLEQLSLSAGNSPIHGKGSPRPLSQNLNIAPRTSAYNDGKKSKVKEWECGICKKELVEPRLLGCLHNFCTRCLQGLHQEGEAEIWSEVDGSIQLDPGGSRSGSGAGSAGSGYESDLRHSGSEGSWEQKPHKYGIFSRKVSGKSVQFLLCPTCGHETQLPIGGISVLPLNYVLLRKMTAAQDSDGVNVLCDLCSTDNKAESRCNQCLVSICTSCEETHGRQQTTSRHSLHPLDPAPVKYCSQHPKAELSVYCATCQQVICRDCCIVSHSGHALASASRAAAERARVLRDACSRAKMVPGNVERAARGLAAQAYETDCQAAQVESSVREWSAQYRRAVEAHTRALSAAAARARDVHRARLEHNTRALDDRARQAGEAVKFAEELLSEGKEDELLTLSGPVLRRLERVTELEPLTEAPRLELRFAPRAPSTHDPTIFGRLLAQATDPEMCVVNTEGLQDLRVDVEHEVTLELRDSGGDRIWCGGEQVAGYFRRRDSSARPSSARVTARSDGTYSLAITPRSPGAYLLAVTVNNNPIKGSPFACCARAGAAHWGTYHCCTFCSSGGKRDVACGCGAQMPHGYKGCGHGHAGWPGTRHWSCCGNTRRDASCTAPRRPHTQLYQFSL